The following proteins are co-located in the Spea bombifrons isolate aSpeBom1 chromosome 3, aSpeBom1.2.pri, whole genome shotgun sequence genome:
- the IVL gene encoding involucrin produces MIQISDSQEQEESQNHLPEQEETQNHLPEQEEFQNLLPEKEEFQNHLPEQEESQNHLLEQEEFQNHLPEQEEIQNHLLEQEEIQNHLPEQEEFQNHLPEQEESQNHLPEQEEFQNHLPEQEENQDHLPEQEEFQNHIPEQEEIQNHLPEQEEFQNHLPEQEEFQNHIPEQEEIQNHLPEQEESQNHLPEQEEFQNHLPEQEENQDHLPEQEEIIFQNKEFQNHLPEQEEFQNHLPEQEEIQNHLPEQEEIQNHLPEQEESQNHLPEQEEIQNHLPEQEEIQNHLPEQEQFQNHLLEQEEFQDHLPEQEESQNHLPEQEEIQDHLLEQEEFQDHLPEQEESQNHLPEQEEFQNHLPEQEESQNHLPEQEEIQNHLPEQEESQNHPPEQEEIQNHLPEQEEIQNHLPEQEESQNHLPEQEEIQNHLPELQ; encoded by the exons ATGATTCAAATATCCGACAGCCAAG AACAAGAGGAGTCCCAGAATCATCTTCCAGAACAAGAGGAGACCCAGAATCATCTTCCAGAACAAGAGGAGTTCCAGAATCTTCTTCCAGAAAAAGAGGAGTTCCAGAATCATCTTCCAGAACAAGAGGAGTCCCAGAATCATCTTCTAGAACAAGAGGAGTTCCAGAATCATCTTCCAGAACAAGAGGAGATCCAGAATCATCTTCTAGAACAAGAGGAGATCCAGAATCATCTCCCAGAACAAGAGGAGTTCCAGAATCATCTTCCAGAACAAGAGGAGTCCCAGAATCATCTTCCAGAACAAGAGGAGTTCCAGAATCATCTTCCAGAACAAGAGGAGAACCAGGATCATCTTCCAGAACAAGAGGAGTTCCAGAATCATATTCCAGAACAAGAGGAGATCCAGAATCATCTTCCAGAACAAGAGGAGTTCCAGAATCATCTTCCAGAACAAGAGGAGTTCCAGAATCATATTCCAGAACAAGAGGAGATCCAGAATCATCTTCCAGAACAAGAGGAGTCCCAGAATCATCTTCCAGAACAAGAGGAGTTCCAGAATCATCTTCCAGAACAAGAGGAGAACCAGGATCATCTTCCAGAACAAGAGGA AATTATCTTCCAGAACAAGGAGTTCCAGAATCATCTTCCAGAACAAGAGGAGTTCCAGAATCATCTTCCAGAACAAGAGGAGATCCAGAATCATCTTCCAGAACAAGAGGAGATCCAGAATCATCTTCCAGAACAAGAGGAGTCCCAGAATCATCTTCCAGAACAAGAGGAGATCCAGAATCATCTTCCAGAACAAGAGGAGATCCAGAATCATCTTCCAGAACAAGAGCAGTTCCAGAATCATCTTCTAGAACAAGAGGAGTTCCAGGATCATCTTCCAGAACAAGAGGAGTCCCAGAATCATCTTCCAGAACAAGAGGAGATCCAGGATCATCTTCTAGAACAAGAGGAGTTCCAGGATCATCTTCCAGAACAAGAGGAGTCCCAGAATCATCTTCCAGAACAAGAGGAGTTCCAGAATCATCTCCCAGAACAAGAGGAGTCCCAGAATCATCTCCCAGAACAAGAGGAGATCCAGAATCATCTTCCAGAACAAGAGGAGTCCCAGAATCATCCTCCAGAACAAGAGGAGATCCAGAATCATCTCCCAGAACAAGAGGAGATCCAGAATCATCTTCCAGAACAAGAGGAGTCCCAGAATCATCTTCCAGAACAAGAGGAGATCCAGAATCATCTTCCAGAACTACAATAG